A single window of Methanosphaera sp. DNA harbors:
- a CDS encoding glycosyltransferase family 2 protein, protein MIKVSIILPIYDNKSINKTFESIINQKITDIEVICILADTTNTTAEKYSQKYDFIKLYEENIKQQSTIRNYGIEIAKGEYVAFIDEDTILVDETSLDKMFLFGYANDANIVCGNIKTRQDNEKIVRYENKDIQFDYFLTKPRENSIPTLFMRYIYKRSFLIENNIKFRNNISITDPQFLIEVLINVENVYNVNTNYQFVRYNDLELSSYEEKYEFIKISKDCYDMLDDAGFSEMAEKLMDFIMYYIRYKKNSLEMRQVINEVFDDKDHYFKNKTDKLLIELVGQKQLNKYSEIKKQMINETLTSDNFIDYETLREYNTCEEDINEKFNKEDVKKASKLAIKTIKTM, encoded by the coding sequence ATGATTAAAGTTTCAATTATACTTCCAATATATGATAATAAAAGTATAAACAAAACATTTGAAAGTATAATTAATCAAAAAATTACAGATATCGAAGTTATATGTATTCTAGCTGATACTACAAATACTACAGCTGAGAAATACTCACAAAAATATGATTTTATCAAACTATATGAAGAAAACATAAAGCAACAATCAACTATACGAAACTATGGAATTGAAATTGCAAAGGGTGAATATGTAGCATTTATTGATGAGGACACTATATTAGTTGATGAAACATCACTTGATAAGATGTTTCTCTTTGGATATGCAAACGATGCAAACATAGTATGTGGAAATATTAAAACACGACAAGATAATGAGAAAATAGTAAGATATGAAAATAAAGATATACAATTTGATTATTTCCTAACTAAACCACGTGAAAATAGTATTCCAACACTATTTATGAGATACATATATAAAAGAAGTTTTTTAATTGAAAATAATATAAAATTTAGAAATAATATCTCAATTACAGATCCACAATTTCTCATTGAAGTTCTAATAAATGTAGAAAATGTATACAATGTAAATACAAACTACCAATTTGTACGATATAATGACTTAGAACTTAGTTCATATGAAGAAAAATATGAATTTATTAAAATATCAAAAGACTGCTATGACATGCTAGATGATGCAGGCTTTAGTGAAATGGCAGAGAAATTAATGGATTTTATCATGTACTATATTAGATATAAAAAAAATAGTTTGGAAATGCGTCAAGTTATAAATGAAGTATTTGATGATAAAGATCATTACTTTAAAAATAAGACTGATAAACTATTAATTGAACTTGTTGGACAAAAACAACTAAATAAGTATAGTGAAATTAAAAAGCAGATGATAAATGAAACATTAACATCAGATAACTTCATAGACTATGAAACACTACGTGAATATAATACATGTGAAGAAGATATCAATGAAAAATTCAACAAAGAAGATGTAAAAAAAGCATCAAAACTTGCAATAAAAACCATAAAAACGATGTAA
- a CDS encoding glycosyltransferase family 2 protein, with translation MAKVSIIMPVLNAEKYIDTAFESILCQKLSNIEVICIDAGSSDTSFNILQKYSKQYNNIEVYQMPDMHFGKIMNHAIRRATGKYIAFFDVANGFVDDESLKLMYDEAKSQDADVMCGNLLKISKSGTQGYASRIVKIRYFERKDTLEPAEYGLPYAFHKNIYKKDFLIENNLEFPDIVYYDDPLFMAKILSKVNELHVIDANLYNFKPRIQYKDMQTYKQQYAYTQNFKDTLDTLIDAGFESMVRDYRKEMIEHIKFEDNIEDETLKTIICDVFGDVDKYFKDDDEKYVIDLLLNDDVDEDDEYYSMKKELYDDILNSDELDFDMLHKFIKCEDKYTQDEVQKTSYKLQKQVIKDINNEEDHLRYENMKLDEYIKLQDDIKRQIMDSKNTKAIELLDEKQL, from the coding sequence ATGGCTAAGGTTTCAATAATAATGCCAGTACTTAATGCAGAAAAATACATAGATACAGCATTTGAAAGTATACTCTGCCAGAAACTATCAAATATAGAAGTTATATGTATTGATGCAGGATCATCTGATACATCATTTAATATACTTCAGAAATATTCAAAACAATACAACAACATTGAAGTTTATCAAATGCCTGATATGCACTTTGGAAAAATAATGAATCATGCAATACGTCGTGCAACAGGTAAATATATTGCATTTTTTGATGTTGCAAATGGATTTGTTGATGATGAATCACTTAAGTTAATGTATGATGAAGCAAAATCTCAAGATGCTGATGTGATGTGTGGAAATCTTCTTAAAATATCAAAAAGTGGAACACAAGGATATGCAAGTCGTATTGTAAAGATAAGATATTTTGAAAGAAAAGATACTCTTGAACCAGCAGAATATGGACTTCCATATGCATTTCATAAAAACATATACAAAAAAGACTTCTTAATTGAAAATAACCTGGAATTTCCAGACATAGTATATTATGATGATCCACTATTTATGGCAAAGATACTTAGTAAAGTTAATGAATTACATGTAATAGATGCAAATCTATATAATTTCAAGCCAAGAATTCAATATAAAGATATGCAAACATACAAACAACAATATGCATATACTCAAAACTTCAAAGATACACTAGATACTCTTATAGATGCAGGTTTTGAAAGTATGGTTAGAGACTATCGTAAAGAAATGATAGAACATATTAAGTTTGAAGACAATATTGAAGATGAAACACTAAAAACTATTATATGTGATGTATTTGGTGATGTTGATAAATACTTCAAGGATGATGATGAAAAATATGTTATTGATCTTCTCCTAAATGATGATGTAGATGAAGATGATGAATATTATTCTATGAAAAAAGAGTTATATGATGATATTTTAAATAGTGATGAACTAGACTTTGATATGCTACATAAATTTATTAAATGTGAAGATAAATACACACAAGATGAAGTTCAAAAAACATCATATAAACTACAAAAACAGGTAATAAAAGATATTAATAATGAAGAAGATCATCTTAGATATGAAAATATGAAGCTTGATGAATATATAAAACTTCAAGATGACATTAAAAGACAGATAATGGATTCAAAAAATACTAAAGCTATAGAACTTCTTGATGAAAAACAATTATAA
- a CDS encoding glycosyltransferase: MIKVSVIIPVYNVEKFLRDCIESVINQTLSDIEIICINDGSPDNSIDILNEYASIDPRITVISQENRGLSVARNRGMRLAKGKYLYFIDSDDKLLDPDALEVLYTKAEEKNTDILIATSVYYSQLTGKYERRPVHTQVDKLAEEFGDRVFNYHDLDKYLFYIPVTIWDKLYRRSFLIDNNIFFIEGLIFEDNPFLFETMLKAQRVCVLNRPIYQYNIEIPKTLSNADDLRLLDMIQINDMLIDMFKEHGAYRKYEKELIQRKISMAYKRILSIQDEYKEIIFQKVHESFFKLFNDEKSYNNIRQIIDYSHAKMFEQVIISDNYREFKLIHDAQENENVNRKERKYMLNTIINEEVGNLKNLPKSLQQYHYNKIRNFIKVQLEDAYNFRRFKNILSNKNKMTVKKIIICASYDEYLQLEEIQKNNNKNKTETEELKKQEDNIIKFYMNLEENISTLLYDREKFNTYIQGSHYTKEETFERILLPSRYNELKLIANINEIINEIRYEVLNKMIDEEIEKLEDMNSDESNNYYIQMRNFIKTQTKDKEKFNRYIKLLNNKNKKIVKKFTLCYNYSEYKKIDSIKKSEKQRQYLEFLCDNKNEITQQFFNTLKANLQEILEDKDEFEKLIESLDYTTHKIIEQILIASNATEFYKIRKTYNMKMKSENN, from the coding sequence ATGATTAAAGTCTCAGTTATAATTCCAGTATATAATGTTGAGAAGTTTCTCAGAGACTGTATAGAAAGTGTTATTAATCAAACACTCAGTGATATTGAAATAATATGTATAAATGATGGATCACCAGATAATTCAATTGACATACTAAATGAATATGCATCAATAGATCCGCGAATTACAGTGATAAGTCAGGAAAATCGTGGACTTTCAGTTGCAAGAAATAGGGGAATGAGGTTAGCTAAGGGAAAATATCTCTACTTTATAGACTCTGATGATAAACTCTTAGATCCTGATGCACTTGAAGTATTATATACAAAAGCAGAAGAGAAAAATACAGATATTTTAATTGCAACTAGTGTGTATTATAGTCAGCTAACAGGTAAATATGAAAGAAGACCTGTACATACACAAGTAGATAAGCTTGCAGAAGAATTTGGTGATAGAGTATTTAATTATCATGACCTGGATAAATATCTCTTCTATATTCCTGTAACAATATGGGATAAACTTTATAGGCGTAGTTTTCTCATAGATAATAATATCTTTTTTATTGAAGGATTAATATTTGAAGATAACCCATTTCTCTTTGAAACTATGCTTAAAGCTCAAAGAGTATGTGTACTTAACAGGCCAATATATCAATATAATATTGAAATTCCTAAGACATTATCAAATGCTGATGATTTAAGACTTCTTGATATGATACAAATAAATGACATGTTAATTGATATGTTTAAAGAACATGGAGCTTATAGAAAATATGAAAAAGAGTTAATTCAACGTAAAATTAGCATGGCATATAAACGAATCTTATCAATACAAGATGAATATAAGGAAATAATCTTTCAAAAGGTACATGAAAGCTTCTTTAAATTATTTAATGATGAAAAATCATACAATAATATTCGACAAATTATAGACTATTCACATGCTAAGATGTTTGAACAGGTAATAATATCTGATAACTACAGGGAATTTAAGTTAATTCATGATGCACAAGAAAATGAGAATGTAAATCGTAAAGAAAGAAAATACATGCTAAATACAATAATTAATGAAGAAGTGGGAAATCTTAAAAACCTACCAAAATCTCTACAACAGTATCATTATAACAAGATACGAAACTTCATAAAAGTACAACTAGAAGATGCATATAACTTCAGACGATTTAAAAACATACTATCAAATAAAAATAAGATGACAGTAAAGAAGATCATTATATGTGCTAGCTATGATGAATACTTACAACTTGAAGAAATACAGAAAAACAACAATAAAAATAAGACAGAAACAGAAGAACTTAAAAAGCAAGAAGATAATATCATCAAATTCTATATGAATTTAGAAGAAAATATCAGCACACTTCTTTATGATAGAGAAAAATTCAATACATACATACAAGGGTCACATTACACAAAAGAAGAAACATTTGAAAGAATTCTACTACCATCAAGATATAATGAACTTAAATTAATAGCAAACATAAATGAAATAATTAATGAAATAAGATATGAAGTTCTAAATAAGATGATAGATGAAGAAATAGAAAAACTAGAAGATATGAACAGTGATGAATCTAACAACTACTACATACAGATGAGAAACTTCATAAAAACACAGACAAAAGATAAAGAAAAATTTAACAGATACATAAAACTACTAAATAATAAAAATAAGAAGATTGTTAAAAAATTCACACTATGCTATAATTACTCAGAATATAAAAAGATAGATTCAATTAAAAAATCAGAAAAACAAAGACAATACCTTGAGTTTTTATGTGATAATAAAAATGAAATAACACAACAATTCTTCAATACATTAAAAGCAAATCTTCAGGAAATTTTAGAAGATAAAGATGAATTTGAAAAACTAATAGAATCTCTAGATTACACTACACATAAGATAATAGAACAAATATTAATTGCATCAAATGCTACTGAATTCTATAAAATACGAAAAACATACAATATGAAGATGAAAAGTGAAAATAACTAA
- a CDS encoding glycosyltransferase family 2 protein produces the protein MVKISIIMTINNTEYLVERTVESIIKQTIKDIEVICVDCNSDSGVLRRLSEEYDFIKVFRTTEISQSEARNYGLSKANGEYVAFINSKDQYMDENALEKMYMYAHKNDADMVCGNIQVIKQDGSVDKSYDRKSSKFNYFLKKDVLEPVEYGTPEIFNKNIYKRSFLTQNGFEFSNDITFDDPIFMAKVLTNIRDLYVINTDFYGLNNNIDLIDTYDKKYEYIKQFKEVFDILSDAEFESPLASYKKEFINIIEYKNNLKDEEISEITTNLFTDAEEYFKDEEDRFIIELLKNSKVDSDFDEFSNLKKEMFEETLTSDNFIGYDQLYNYIKCKEQLKQKHDNVEIKKASYMALKDISNEVLDEREILNEKNKKMDKDIASRKHVKNEILSSNSWKITSILRKIRNL, from the coding sequence ATGGTTAAAATTTCAATTATAATGACAATAAACAATACTGAATACTTAGTTGAAAGAACAGTTGAAAGTATTATTAAACAGACAATAAAGGATATTGAAGTTATATGTGTTGATTGTAACTCTGATAGTGGAGTACTTAGAAGACTTAGTGAAGAGTATGATTTCATTAAAGTATTTAGAACAACAGAAATATCACAATCTGAAGCAAGAAACTATGGATTATCAAAAGCAAACGGTGAATATGTAGCATTTATCAATTCTAAAGATCAATACATGGATGAAAATGCACTTGAGAAAATGTACATGTATGCACATAAAAATGATGCAGATATGGTATGTGGAAATATTCAAGTTATAAAACAGGATGGATCAGTGGATAAATCATATGATAGAAAATCTTCTAAATTTAACTATTTCCTTAAAAAGGATGTTCTTGAACCTGTAGAGTATGGAACTCCTGAAATATTTAATAAAAATATTTACAAAAGAAGTTTCCTCACCCAGAATGGATTTGAATTTTCAAATGACATAACATTTGATGATCCTATTTTTATGGCAAAAGTACTTACTAATATCCGTGATCTTTATGTTATAAACACAGACTTCTATGGACTTAACAACAATATTGATCTTATTGATACATATGATAAGAAATATGAATATATCAAACAATTTAAAGAAGTATTTGACATACTATCTGATGCTGAATTTGAAAGTCCACTTGCAAGTTATAAGAAGGAATTTATCAATATAATTGAATATAAAAATAATCTTAAAGATGAAGAAATTAGTGAAATTACAACTAACTTATTTACAGATGCAGAAGAATACTTCAAAGATGAAGAAGACCGCTTCATAATAGAACTTCTTAAAAATTCAAAAGTAGATAGTGACTTTGATGAATTCAGTAATCTTAAAAAGGAAATGTTTGAAGAAACATTAACATCTGATAACTTCATAGGCTATGATCAACTATATAATTACATTAAATGTAAAGAACAATTAAAACAGAAACATGATAATGTTGAAATTAAAAAAGCATCATACATGGCATTGAAAGATATTTCAAATGAAGTATTAGATGAAAGAGAAATATTAAATGAGAAAAATAAGAAAATGGATAAAGATATTGCATCACGTAAACATGTGAAAAATGAGATATTATCATCAAATAGCTGGAAAATCACTTCAATTCTAAGAAAAATAAGAAACTTATAG
- a CDS encoding glycosyltransferase family 2 protein has protein sequence MVKVSVVIPVYNVENYLRDCLDSIVNQTLDDIEIICIDDGSPDNSIDILNEYAAKDKRMTVIRQPNGGHAVATNRGMNMAKGKYLFLMDSDDILDIHALEHAYEKAEEKNVDFVLFKAINYDDPTDSYYETEVYSMDKIAKKSRRKCI, from the coding sequence ATGGTTAAAGTATCAGTTGTTATACCTGTATATAATGTAGAAAACTATCTACGTGATTGTCTTGACAGTATTGTCAATCAAACACTTGATGATATTGAAATAATATGTATTGATGATGGATCACCTGATAATTCTATTGATATTCTCAATGAATATGCAGCAAAAGATAAACGTATGACTGTAATACGCCAGCCTAATGGTGGTCATGCTGTTGCTACAAATCGTGGAATGAACATGGCAAAAGGTAAATATCTTTTCTTAATGGATTCAGATGACATTCTTGATATTCATGCTCTTGAACATGCATATGAAAAGGCAGAAGAGAAAAATGTTGACTTTGTACTATTTAAGGCAATAAACTATGATGATCCAACAGATTCATACTATGAAACAGAAGTATATTCAATGGATAAGATTGCAAAAAAAAGTAGGAGAAAATGTATTTAA
- a CDS encoding glycosyltransferase: MSQSEPKISVIMPSLNVGDYMDQCILSVINQTLDDIEIICIDAGSTDGTIEIINKYAKKDPRITLINTDVKSYGYQVNLGIKHAKGKYISIVETDDYIAKDMFKSLYDLSEDETVDIIKSNFYHRYDYKDGSYTLRCDAAKDNLRNTEKFILSDEPLFLEGHPSIWCGLYKRSFIEDNDIEFLEEPAGGWVDNPFFYESAIVAESIKYTPDAFYYYRESNPNSSSNTFKSFTLPMYRIMDIFDVIEKYNCHDANVMEMFYNRLFRYIEIILENNDNNPENLDMPTKQSIYDVLKRINPNDIKDVKTSFQKLYYKYSSPLFIK, from the coding sequence ATGAGTCAAAGTGAACCTAAAATATCAGTAATAATGCCTTCATTAAATGTAGGAGATTATATGGATCAATGTATTTTAAGTGTTATTAATCAAACACTAGATGATATTGAAATAATATGTATTGATGCTGGTTCTACTGATGGAACTATTGAAATAATTAATAAATATGCAAAAAAGGATCCAAGAATAACACTAATAAATACTGATGTTAAAAGTTATGGATATCAGGTAAATCTTGGAATTAAACATGCAAAGGGTAAATATATTAGTATTGTTGAAACTGATGATTATATAGCAAAAGATATGTTTAAATCATTATATGATCTTAGTGAAGATGAAACAGTTGATATAATCAAGTCAAACTTCTATCATAGATATGATTATAAAGATGGAAGCTACACTCTACGATGTGATGCAGCAAAAGATAATCTTAGAAATACTGAGAAGTTCATACTTTCTGATGAACCACTATTTCTTGAAGGACATCCATCAATATGGTGTGGACTTTATAAGCGTAGTTTTATAGAAGATAATGATATTGAATTTCTTGAAGAACCTGCTGGTGGATGGGTAGATAATCCATTCTTCTATGAAAGTGCAATAGTAGCAGAAAGTATCAAATACACACCAGATGCATTCTACTATTACCGTGAAAGTAATCCAAATTCATCATCAAATACATTTAAATCATTTACACTTCCAATGTATCGTATTATGGACATATTTGATGTAATAGAAAAATATAACTGTCATGATGCAAATGTTATGGAAATGTTTTACAATAGACTATTTCGTTATATTGAAATAATTCTTGAAAACAATGATAATAATCCAGAAAATCTTGATATGCCAACAAAGCAAAGTATTTATGATGTACTAAAACGTATAAATCCTAATGATATAAAAGATGTAAAAACAAGCTTCCAGAAACTATACTATAAATATTCATCACCACTATTTATCAAATAA
- a CDS encoding glycosyltransferase family 2 protein, translating to MVKVSIIMPVYNAEEFLDETFKSIINQTLKDIEVICVDDGSTDESLKVLNNLAEQYDFIKIFSIENQGSGKARNYGISKATGEYIAFLDADDSFLDKVALEKMYMFGHKEDANIVCGNLLRIRQDRSIEKGYDPKGARFSYFIQKDILEPVEYGIPWGFYKNIYKRSFLTENGIEFPDLIRGQDPIFLANVLTKVDKIYVMNTNLYGYNHSVSGGVNIKLNTYDKKYAYIQHFKDTLDILIEAGFESPVHEYKKEFINYLKFQDNLEDEDLHEIIPTVFGDINEYFQDEDQKFFIELLSNPEVDRDFDEFCDIKRCLFEETLISDNFINYDTLCKYVEYRQNLEDKYEENEIKKASYQTLKPLANEVHDEKELLEAKNGKLDKDIAKEKRVKNDILTSNSWKATEILRNLRNRRSN from the coding sequence ATGGTTAAAGTTTCAATTATAATGCCTGTATATAATGCAGAAGAGTTTCTTGATGAAACATTTAAAAGTATAATAAATCAAACACTAAAAGATATAGAAGTTATATGTGTTGATGATGGATCAACAGATGAATCACTCAAAGTACTTAACAACCTAGCTGAACAATATGACTTCATCAAGATCTTTTCAATAGAAAATCAGGGATCAGGAAAGGCAAGAAATTATGGAATAAGCAAAGCTACAGGTGAATATATTGCATTTCTAGATGCTGATGATAGCTTCCTTGATAAAGTAGCACTTGAGAAGATGTACATGTTTGGACATAAAGAGGATGCAAATATTGTATGTGGAAATCTTCTAAGAATCCGTCAAGATCGTAGTATTGAAAAAGGTTATGATCCTAAAGGTGCAAGATTTAGCTACTTTATACAGAAAGATATTCTTGAACCTGTTGAATATGGAATACCATGGGGATTTTATAAAAATATCTATAAAAGAAGCTTCCTTACAGAAAATGGTATAGAATTCCCAGATCTTATACGTGGACAGGATCCAATCTTTCTTGCAAATGTACTGACAAAAGTTGATAAAATTTATGTAATGAATACAAATCTCTATGGATACAATCATAGTGTAAGTGGTGGAGTTAATATTAAACTTAACACATATGATAAAAAATATGCATATATTCAACATTTCAAAGATACACTTGACATACTCATAGAAGCAGGATTTGAAAGTCCAGTACATGAATATAAAAAAGAGTTTATAAACTATCTTAAATTCCAGGATAACCTTGAAGATGAAGATTTACATGAAATTATTCCAACTGTATTTGGAGATATAAATGAATACTTCCAAGATGAAGATCAGAAATTCTTTATTGAATTACTTTCAAATCCAGAAGTAGATCGTGACTTTGATGAATTTTGTGATATTAAAAGATGTCTATTTGAAGAAACATTAATTTCTGATAACTTCATAAATTATGATACATTATGTAAATATGTTGAATACAGACAAAATTTAGAAGATAAATATGAAGAAAATGAAATTAAAAAAGCATCATATCAAACACTAAAACCTTTAGCAAATGAAGTGCATGATGAAAAAGAATTACTTGAAGCTAAAAATGGAAAACTTGATAAAGATATTGCTAAAGAAAAACGTGTGAAAAATGATATTTTAACATCAAATAGTTGGAAAGCAACAGAAATACTAAGAAATCTAAGAAATAGAAGATCAAACTAG
- a CDS encoding glycosyltransferase → MVKVSVVIPVYNVENYLRDCLDSIVNQTLRDIEIICIDDGSPDNSIDILNEYAAKDKRMTVIQQPNGGHAVATNRGMDMAKGKYLFLMDSDDILDVHALEHAYEKAEEKNVDFVLFKAMNYDDPTDSYYETEVYSMDKIAKKVGENVFNYHDIGSLMFEASVTPWSKLYNREFIMNNNIRFPEGLIFEDNVFFYDALFSAKRIYFLKEFLFIRRWYATSSTKAGDQRFLNSIDVINLMIDVFKKHGEYETYKKQLFDKKVSTGLMRYNKIKEEFKDVYYDTLRADFLKILDDPVEYNDLISTVKYSNKKIFEQVIISENHDEFDLLRSAYSEEMDNQNEKREYFNNLLNEDFKNLERIDSDYKNAYFNKIKSNFTDILMNKKSFGKIYQFLYRNNKKRFERVIISDSYDEFNALNQKDKIQNDVNRLNSQIRNKQKQYNKAKAEADELLSSNSWKLTKILRRN, encoded by the coding sequence ATGGTTAAAGTATCAGTTGTTATACCTGTATATAATGTAGAAAACTATCTTCGTGACTGTCTTGATAGTATTGTTAATCAGACACTAAGAGATATTGAAATTATATGTATTGATGATGGATCACCAGATAATTCAATTGACATTCTTAATGAATATGCAGCTAAAGATAAACGTATGACTGTAATACAACAACCTAATGGTGGTCATGCTGTTGCTACAAATCGTGGAATGGACATGGCAAAGGGTAAATATCTCTTCTTAATGGATTCTGATGATATTCTTGATGTTCACGCACTAGAACATGCATATGAAAAGGCTGAAGAGAAAAATGTTGATTTTGTTCTTTTTAAGGCAATGAACTATGATGATCCTACAGATTCATACTATGAAACAGAAGTATATTCAATGGATAAGATTGCAAAAAAAGTAGGAGAAAATGTTTTCAACTACCATGATATTGGAAGTTTAATGTTTGAAGCTAGTGTAACTCCATGGAGTAAGCTTTATAATCGCGAATTTATTATGAACAATAATATTCGCTTCCCTGAAGGTCTTATATTTGAAGATAATGTTTTCTTCTATGATGCATTGTTTTCAGCAAAAAGAATTTACTTCCTTAAAGAATTTCTTTTTATTCGTCGTTGGTATGCAACATCATCAACAAAAGCAGGAGATCAACGTTTCCTAAATTCAATAGATGTTATAAATCTTATGATTGATGTTTTCAAAAAACATGGAGAATATGAAACATATAAAAAACAACTCTTTGATAAAAAAGTATCAACAGGACTTATGAGATATAATAAAATTAAAGAAGAATTTAAAGATGTGTACTATGATACACTACGTGCTGATTTCCTTAAAATATTAGATGATCCTGTTGAATATAATGATCTTATATCTACTGTTAAATATTCAAATAAAAAGATCTTTGAACAAGTAATAATATCTGAAAATCATGATGAATTTGATCTTCTAAGAAGTGCATATTCTGAGGAAATGGATAATCAAAATGAAAAAAGAGAATATTTCAACAATCTTCTAAATGAAGACTTTAAAAACCTTGAAAGAATAGATTCTGATTATAAAAATGCATATTTCAATAAAATAAAATCTAACTTTACAGATATTCTTATGAATAAAAAAAGTTTTGGTAAAATATATCAATTCTTATACCGTAATAATAAGAAAAGATTTGAAAGAGTTATTATATCAGATAGTTATGATGAATTCAATGCTTTAAATCAGAAAGATAAGATTCAAAATGATGTAAATAGATTAAATTCACAAATTAGAAATAAACAAAAACAGTATAATAAGGCTAAAGCTGAGGCTGATGAGTTGTTATCATCAAATAGTTGGAAATTAACAAAGATACTTAGAAGAAATTAA
- a CDS encoding flagellar protein, FliL, with translation MRQRGIITIIVAVVIVAALVCAAATIIPSMMNQNNTTNNTTANNTTLNDTNNTTDNNTTTPAGDHHEQSTASSSHHSGHSGPSVVSEDVRENYQAGDGSHYRQVEYSDGNFRQYDTKSGKLIGSSYDSDQKKLPDKS, from the coding sequence TATTGTAGCAGCCCTAGTATGTGCAGCAGCAACAATAATACCATCAATGATGAATCAAAACAATACAACAAATAACACAACAGCAAACAACACAACACTTAACGATACAAACAATACAACAGACAACAACACAACAACACCAGCAGGTGATCATCATGAACAATCAACAGCATCATCATCACACCATTCAGGACATTCAGGACCATCAGTAGTAAGTGAAGATGTACGTGAAAACTACCAAGCAGGTGATGGAAGTCACTACAGACAAGTTGAATATTCAGATGGTAACTTCAGACAATATGATACAAAATCTGGAAAACTAATAGGAAGTTCATATGATTCAGATCAGAAAAAACTTCCAGATAAATCATAA